TGCTGCTGTGCACCGCGCTCCTCAATACCGTCACCAAACAGTTTTTCGCCCGGGTCCGCCCGGAAGTGCTGACCGATCCGCTGACCAGCTACAGCATGCCCAGCGGTCATGCCTCCGGTTCGTTCGCGCTGTTTCTGGTGCTGGCGGTTCTCGCCGGTCGCGGCCAACCGCCGCGCATGCGCCTGACCTGGCTGCTGCTCGGCTGTATTCCGGCGCTGTCGATTGCTTTGTCACGGGTTTATCTGGGGGCGCACTGGCCGACGGATATTCTGGCCGGCGCAATGCTGGCGGCATGCGTATGTGCGGCGGGCTTGTGGCTGAGTCAGCGCAAGGCGCCGCTCAATGCCATGCCGTTCAAGGTCTGGTGGCTGATTCTGCCGGCACTGCTGGTGCTGTTCAGCCTGTTCGTTCTGCGGCATCTGCCGGACACGATGTTGCGTTACGCCTACTGATACTCAGGCGAACAGCTCGCCCTGCAGCTCATCGAGCAGCGCCTGGATCGCATCCAGTCGCTGCTGCGGATCGTCGAGTTGCAGCAGATCGATCTTGTCTTCTTCGGCGAACGGCAGCAGATACGCCAGTTGATTGGCCAGCGACTGCTGCCCCAACGCTTCGGTGCCCATGTTCAACGCCTCGACCATCGGGTGCTCGGCCAAGGCCTTGAGCAGCGCCACCAGATCGGCGTCTTCGTCCTGCAGCGGTTGCTCCGGCTCATCGTCCAGCCACTCGACGTCGGCGAGGATCAACTGATCGCGCTGCACTTCCGTGCGCAACACCTGAAAACGCCGCCCACCCTGCACCCGGATCCCGAGCAGACCGTTGTCCTGTTGCTGGAAATCGGTGATCCGCGCTTCGCAGCCGACCAGGGCAAAGCCCTCTGGCGCAACGCCGACTTCATGGCCATCGAGGATGCACACCACGCCGAAACCGCCGGCCTGTTTCATGCAGCGGCCGATCATGTCCAGGTAGCGCGCCTCGAAGATCTGCAAGTCGAGGTTGCAGCCGGGGAACAGCACTGTGTTGAGCGGAAAAAGCGGCAGACTCATAGACATTTCCTTACACCACCATCGACACCGCCAACGGCAGGAACACCGCCGTGGCCACGCCCATCAGACTCATCGCCAGCGCCGCGAAGGCGCCGCACTCATCGCTTTCCTGCAACGCCACCGAAGTGCCGACCGCGTGTGCGGTCATGCCCAGCGCCATGCCACGCGCCTCAGGGCTGTGCACGCCGAGCCGGGTCAGCAACGCCGGACCGAAGATCGCGCCGATCACCCCAGTGATCAGCACGAACACCGCCGCCAGCGCCGCCACGCCACCGATCTGCTCGGCCACCAGCATGGCAATTGGCGAGGTCACCGACTTCGGCGCCATGGTCATCAGAATCATGTGCTCGGCACCGAACCACCAGCCGAGCAACACGCCCATGCCCGTGGCGACGACGCCGCCTATCACCAGCGTAGTAAAAATCGGCCAGAACAATTGGCGGATGCGTTTGAGGTTGAGATACAGCGGCACCGCCAGCGCCACCGTCGCCGGGCCCAGCAGAATGCTGAGGATTTCGGTGCTCTTGCGGTACTCGGCGTAGGTCAGGCCGCAGCCGACCAGCACGCCGATCACCACCAGCATCGAGACCAGCACCGGTTGCAGAAAGATCCAGCGGGTTTTCTCGAACGCCGCCAGTACCAGTTGATAGGCACCGAGGGTGATGCCGATGCCGAACAGCGGATGATGGATCACCGAAGCCCAGGCGCCTTGCCAATCGAAGAGCATCACGACTCCTCCGAGTGCGGCGCATGGCGCTTGACCAGGCGTTGCATCAGCACCCCGGCGAAGGCCATCGACAGGATCAACGACAACACCAGCGCGCCGACAATGGCCCAGAAGTCAGCGGCAATGTCGCTCGCATAAACCATCACGCCCACCGCCGGCGGCACCAGCAGCAGCGGCAGATAACGCAACAGACTGCCGGCCGCGAGGTTCAGCGGCTCGCCGACTTCACCGCGAATGATCAGGAACACCAGCAACAGCAGCAGACCGATGATCGGCCCCGGCAGCACCGGCAACAGCAAATGGTTGAGTGCCGTGCCGAGCAATTGGAACAGCACCAGCATGGTCAGGCCACGTAACAACATCAGACATCTCCCCCCGCAAGTCCTCGGCATTATAAGCACGGCAGCGCTATGGATCGGCATTCGCCAAAAGCATGGTCGGTTGACCGGAGCAAATCGCCATGTTGATCTACAGTGGTTCGCAGGGCGGTCAAATCCCCCACCTGAAAAACTATAAAACCGATGAACCCAAGGAGAGTCTCAATGCCCTATGTTCCCGTTGCAGAGCTCAAAGATTATGTCGGCAAGGAACTCGGACGTTCCGAATGGCTCACCATCGATCAGGAGCGCATCAACCTGTTCGCCGAAGCCACCGGGGATTATCAGTTCATCCATGTCGATCCGGTCAAAGCCGCGCAAACGCCTTTTGGCAGCACCATTGCCCACGGTTTCCTGTCGTTGTCGCTGATCCCGAAACTGATGGAAGACATCCTCGTGCTGCCGCAAGGCCTGAAGATGGTGGTCAATTACGGTCTGGACAGCGTGCGTTTCATCCAGCCGGTGAAGGTCAATTCAAAAGTGCGCCTGAAAGTCGATCTGGCCGAAGTGACCGAGAAAAAACCCGGTCAATGGCTGCTCAAGGCCACCGCGACGCTTGAGATAGAAGGCTCGGACAAACCGGCCTATATCGCCGAACCGTTGTCGCTCTGCTTCGTTTAAGTCACGGGATGCGAAACAGCGCACGCTGTTTCGCATCAGCGCTGTTTTCCCGGCTGTATAAGGTCACATAGCTGCGGCATACTCGGTCGCCTAATTGCCCGGATCCCGCTATGCGCCCACTCGCTTCTCTTGCACCCCTTGCCCTGACCCTGATGCTCACCGCGTGCGGCGACGGCGAATCGCTGTTGCCCCCGGATGCACGGCTGCCGGACGGCGGACGCTATCGCGGTGAACTGGTGAACGGCTTGCTGCAAGGCCAGGGCCGGGTCGACTACCCCAACGGCAGTTGGTACGCCGGGCAGTTCGACAAGGGCCAATGGCATGGCCAGGGCGAGTGGCACGGCAGCAACGGCGAGGTCTATCGCGGTCAGTTTCAGCAGGGTCTGTTCGATGGCCAGGGCAGCCTGACCACCAACGCCAGCAGTTACACCGGCGGTTTCAAGCAGGGCCGCCGCGATGGCGAAGGCACCCTCAAAGAAAACGCCATGACCTACCGTGGCGAGTTCAAGGCTGACCAGTATTCCGGGCTGGGCCGTCTGGAAATGGACGACGGCAGCTCCTATCAAGGCCAGTTCGCCCACGGCAAACCCAACGGCGAAGGCCAGCGCGGCGACTCTAGCGGCAATACCTTCAGCGGCCATTTCGTCAACGGCCAGCTCGAAGGCAATGGCACATTCAACAGTGCCGATGGCGACATCTATGTCGGCGGCTTCAAGAACAGCCAGCTGCACGGCAAGGGCCGCTACGAGAACGCCGACGGCGACGTGTGGCTCGGCCAGTTCAAGGAAGGCGCGCTGACCGGCAAGGGCGAACTGATCGGCGCCGACGGCAGCCATTACATCGGCTTCTTCAACGACTGGCGCTTCAGCGGTCAGGGCCGCTTGAACCTGTCTGACGGCAGCTTCTACATCGGCGGGTTCGACGGCGACAGCTACGCCGGACGCGGCACTCTGGTGCTGACTGACGGCACCGTGCTCAGCGGTACCTGGATCAACGGCCAGCGCGTACGTGACGCCGACGGCAAGCTGTTGCCCGACACCCTCGAACTCGGCCTTCTGGCCCAGGGCCGCCTACTCGATAACGCGCTGGCCGCCGTGCCCGCCTCGACGCCGGCAGTCGAGCTGTACACCCTGACCCTCGGTGGCGACGGCAAGCAAAGCGTGTTCCTGCGCGAGTCCGACTACGTCGCCAACATGCTCACCACACGTTTCGGTGCCTACGGCCAGATTCGTCTGGTCAACCACCGCGACCACCTCGTCGACCGGCCGATGGCCACTCGCGAGAACCTGCGCCGCGCCGCGCAGACTTTGGCTGAACGCAGCGGCCCGGAAGACCTGGTGTTCATCTACCTGACCAGCCACGGCACCGCCGAACACGAGCTGGTGCTCGATCAGCCGCGCATGGAGCTGGCCGATCTGCCCGCCGACGAACTCGCCGCCGTGCTCGCGCCACTGAAAAATCGCGACAAGGTGATCGTGATTTCATCGTGCTATTCCGGCGGTTTCATCCCCGCGCTGAAAGATGAGCGCACACTGATCATGACCGCCTCGCGTGCCGATCGCGTGTCGTTCGGTTGCTCGGAAGAAGCCAACTTCACCTACTTCGGCGACGCCCTGTTCGCTCAGGCCCTGAACCAGACCGACGATCTAGAGCAGGCTTTCAAACTGGCCAAGGCCACCGTCGCCGAGCGCGAACTGGCGGATAACTTCGAAGCCTCGGAGCCACAGATCTGGGCACCGAAAACCGTGCTGGCACACTGGCAACTGCTGCGTAAACAGCAGGCCAGAAAAGCGTTGCAGAGTGCTGCATTGAACGACGGAGCAACAAACAGCAACTAAGCTGAACAGTATCAAGGGAGAAACACTATGTACTTGACGCCTCAGCACGTATTGCTTGCCGGAGCCACCGGACTGACCGGTGAACATCTGCTCGACCGTTTGCTCAACGAGCCGACGATCACCCGCGTGCTCGCCCCGTCCCGTCGTCCATTGGCGGAGCATCCGCACCTGGAAAACCCGGTGGGCGACCCACAAGCGTTTCTGCCGCAACTCAGTGGTCGCGTCGATATCGCCTATTGCTGCCTCGGCACCACCATCAAACAGGCGGGTTCCGAAGCCGCGTTCCGCGCGGTGGATCTGGACATGGTGGTGGCCTTCGCCAAACGTGCGCGGGAGATGGGCGCGCGGCACCTGATCGTGATCAGCGCGCTGGGCGCCGATCCGAAATCGTCGATTTTCTACAACCGGGTCAAAGGCGAGATGGAGCAGGCGTTGCGCGCGCAGGACTGGCCGCAACTGACCATCTGCCGGCCATCGCTGTTGCTGGGTGATCGTACCGAACCGCGCTTGGGCGAACAGCTGGCGGCGCCGTTTTCCAAACTGATTCCCGGCAAGTACCGCGGCATCGAAGCCTGCCAACTGGCCCGGGCGATGTGGCGCCTGGCGCTGGAAGAACAGGATGGGGTGCGGATCGTCGAGTCGGATGAGTTGCGCAAGCTCGGCAAGTAAACACCGTACTTTGTGGCGAGGGGATTTAGCGAAACGTCGCACCGCCCCGATCGGCTGCGCAGCAGTCGTCGTTTTTCAGATTTTGGGGGCGCTGCGCACCCCATCGGGGATAAATCCCCTCGCCACACTCCCCTACAATCCGCCAGTCGCCTGAAACCCCACGCCAATCACCGTGAGCAACGACAACGGCAACAACAGCGTATCGAGCAACGCACTCGCCGGCAGGTCCACTCCCGGATAACTCGGCGCTTCAGCCCCGAAGCGATCCATCGCGCAGCACCCGCCATTCATCGCGTACAAATCCAGGCGTGTCCCGGAATACACCACCGGCGCCCCCGGCTTGGCGGCATCCAGCGTGCGCGCGGTGGCGCAGCCGGCCAGTTGCAGCGCCAGCGCAATCATCAACAGCTTATTCATCGCTGCTCAGATGATGCTCGCCCCAACGCGGCAGCATGTCCTGTGGAATGCCCAGCAGATTGAGAATCCGCGCCACGACGAAATCGATCAGGTCGTCGATGGTCTGCGGCTGGTGATAGAAACCCGGCGAGGCCGGCAGGATGGTCACGCCCATGTTCGACAACTTGAGCATGTGCTCCAGATGAATGCTCGAATACGGTGCCTCGCGCGGCACCAGAATCAACTGGCGCCGCTCCTTCAAGGTGACGTCCGCCGCGCGCTCGATCAAGTTGTTGCACGCGCCCGTGGCAATCGCCGACAAGGTACCCGTGGAACACGGCACCACGACCATCGCCGCCGGTGCGCCGGAGCCCGAAGCTACCGGCGACATCCAGTCTTCCTTGCCGTACACGCGGATCTGCCCGGCGGCCGCCCCGGTGTATTCGGTGAGGAACGCCTGCATCATCTGCGGCTTGGGCGGCAGCGTGACATCGGTCTCGGTGGCCATCACCAGTTGCGCAGCCTTGGAGATCAGGAAGTGCACTTCGCGATCTTCCCGTACCAGGCAGTCGAGAAGGCGCAATCCATACTGCGCGCCGGACGCGCCGGTCATCGCCAGCGTGATGCGTTCCGGGCCGCCGCTCTGGGCAAAAGTGTTCATTGCAGCGCCTCGGCGAGTTTGCCGTGCAGGCCGCCGAAACCGCCGTTGCTCATGATCACCACGTGAGTACCGGGCTGGGCCTGGCTCTTCACGCGTTCGATGATACCTTCCAGCGAATCGCTGACAATCGATGGCACGCTGCACAGCGCGGCGGTGGCGCCCAGATCCCAACCGAGGTTGGCCGGGGCGTACCAGATCACTTGATCGGCATCGACCACGCTGTCCGGCAGACCGTCACGGTGTGCGCCGAGCTTCATCGAGTTGGAGCGCGGCTCGATGATCGCGATCAGCGGTGCGTCGCCGATGCGCTTGCGCAAGCCATCAAGGGTGGTGGCGATCGCGGTCGGGTGGTGGGCGAAGTCGTCGTAGATGGTGATGCCGCGTACTTCGGCGACTTTCTCCATCCGGCGTTTGACGTTCTTGAATGCGCTCAAGCCGGCGATGCCCATCGACGGCACCACACCGACATGCCGCGCCGCAGCCAGCGCAGCCAGGGCGTTGGCGACGTTGTGCTGACCAGTCAGCTCCCATTCGACCGCGCCCTGGGACACGCCTTCGAACATTACTTCGAACGCCGAGCCATCGTCTTTCAGCAACTTGACCTGCCACTGACCGCCGACGCCGGTGGTCTGCACCGGGGTCCAGCAGCCCATTTCGATCACGCGCTGCAAGGCCGGTTCGGTGGTCGGGTGGATCACCAGACCTTCGCTCGGAATGGTCCGCACCAAGTGGTGGAACTGCCGCTCGATCGCCGGCAAATCGGGGAAGATGTCGGCGTGATCGAACTCAAGGTTGTTGAGGATCGCGGTGCGCGGGCGGTAGTGGACGAACTTCGAACGCTTGTCGAAAAACGCGCTGTCGTACTCGTCGGCCTCGATCACGAAGAAAGGCGTGCCGCCCAGACGTGCGGACACCGAGAAGTTCTGCGGCACGCCGCCGATCAGGAACCCCGGGCTCATGCCGGCATGTTCCAGCACCCAGGCGAGCATGCTGCTGGTGGTGGTCTTGCCGTGCGTGCCGGCAACCGCCAGCACCCAGCGCCCTTGCAGCACGTGATCGGCCAGCCACTGCGGGCCGGAGACGTACGGCAGGCCTTTGTTCAGCACATATTCCACCGCCGGGTTGCCGCGGGACATGGCGTTGCCGATCACCACCAGATCCGGTGCCGGATCGAGCTGGGCCGGGTCGTAGCCCTGGGTCAACTGAATGCCCTGGGCCTCAAGCTGCGTGCTCATCGGCGGATAGACGTTGGCGTCGGAGCCGGTCACGTGATGGCCCAGCTCTTTGGCCAGAACCGCCATCGAGCCCATGAAAGTCCCGCAGATACCCAGAATATGAATGTGCATAGTCGACCTCGTAAAACATGGCCGCAGGTTAGCGTAGGGTGGGAAAAATCGCACCTGGTGTTTCGCCTGCGCCGACGCCTTCGCGAGCAAGCCCGCTCCCACAAGGTTGGCGCTGATCCTGTGGGAGCGGGCTTGCTCGCGAATGGCGCGACGCGGTTTAACGGGAGATCGCGTGCTTACGAAGCTTTCTATAGAGGGTATTACGGCTGACCCCGAGCTGCTGCGCGGTCTGGGTCATGTGCCAGCGCGTTTGCTCCAGCACATCGAGCAACGCCAGACGTTCGGCATCTTCCAGCGGATGCTCGGATTCAACCGACTTCAGTTCCAGCGTTGGCCGCCCCTGCCGAATCATCGCCGGCAGATCCTCCAACCCGATTCGCCCTTCATCACACAATGCCGCCAATGTGCGCAGAACATTGCGCAACTGCCGAACGTTGCCCGGCCAGGTGAAGGCCAGCAACGCCTGGCGCGCCGGGTCGTCGATCACGATTGTTTCGCCGCCGGCCTCCTCGGCCAGCAGGAAATCCAGCAACTGCGATTTATCACTGCGTTCCCGCAACGCCGGTAGCGCAACTTCGAGGCCATTGAGCCGGTAATACAGATCTTCGCGGAAGCTGCCGCCTTCGACCCGTTCCAGCAGATTGCGGTGAGTGGCGCTGATGATCCGCACGTTGACCGCCTCAGGCTCGCCGCCGATCGGCACCACCTGCCGGTCTTCCAGCACTCGCAACAACCGGGTTTGCAGCGCCAGCGGCATGTCACCGATTTCATCGAGAAACAACGTGCCGCCATCGGCCTGCTGCAGCTTGCCGCGCATGCCGTCCTTGCGCGCGCCGGTGAAACTGCCGCCGCGATAACCGAACAGCTCGCTCTCGATCAGGCTTTCCGGGATCGCCGCGCAGTTGAGGGCGACGAAGGCTTTATTGGCGCGCTGGCTGGCGTGATGCACAGCCTTGGCAAAGGCTTCCTTGCCCGAGCCGGTTTCGCCATTGATCAGCAGCGGCACGTCGCGTTCGAATACCCGCAGCGCCTTGCGGAAATCCGCTTGCAGCGCCGCGTCGCCGAGGCAAATGCCCGCCAGCGCTTGCGGCTTGGCCACGACCGGAGCCGGCAGGATCGGCGCCGGCTTGCGCGATTCGCCGCGCAACAAGGCAAACAGATGCCGCCCGTCGCGGGTGCGCAGCGGCCAACTGGCGCTGGCATTGGCGCTGGCCCGACCGAGCAACTCGTCCAGCGAACAATCGAAAAATGCTTCCACCGGTTTGCCGAGCAAACCACCGCGAATATGCCCGAGCAGGTTCAGCGCGCTCTGGTTGACCGCGCTGATCCGCCCTTCCCCGTCAAACGCCAGCAGCCCTTCGCTGAACAAGCCGACGGATTCGGCCTGAAGATGGAAACGCAGCAGCCACTGGTTATCGAAGCAACGCAGGAAATAGCAGCTCTCGATCATCTTCGCCGACAGATTGACCAGCGCCATGGTGTGGAACTGGCTCTGCCGCGAAACGTCGTGGCGCGCCGAGGACACGTCGAGCACCGCCAGCAGTTCGCCGTGCGGGTCGAACACCGGGCTCGCCGAGCAGGTCAGGCCGGTGTGGCGGCCGCGAAAGTGTTCGTCCTGATGGATGGTCAGTGCCTGGCGCTCGACCAGACAGGTGCCAATGCCGTTGGTGCCTTCGCAGGCTTCGCTCCAGTCGGCGCCGAGCCAGAGGCCGGCACGTTCGAATATTTTGCGCTCGGCCGGTGCGGTGACGCAGTTGAGGATCACCCCGCGCGCGTCGGTCAACAGCACCGCATGACCGGCGCCCGACAGTTGTTGATGCAGGCTGCTCATTTCATTGCCGGCGATCTGCAACACCTGTTGCAGACGTTCGCGGCTTTCAAGCACGCGCCCGTGTTCGAGCACGGTGGGCGCCATGGTCAGGGCCGGATCGAGGTGATAGTCCTCAAGACAGCGCAGCCACGAGCGGGCAATCGACGGATCGGCCCCGGGCCCGTGCAGGTGCGGCTTGCCCTGACTGACGGTGAGCACCTGCTGGGCATGGCGACTCAAATGGTTATCGTGCATTTCTTATTATTCTCCCCGAGATCAGTGCCGCCTCTTTATTGGCTGGCACATACCTTGTGGTGAGGGGATTTATCCCCGATGGGTTGCGAAGCAGCCCCAATCAAACCAACGTGGCTTCTTAGATTCACCGCGTACACCGGATTTACGACTGCTGCGCAGCCGATCGGGGCGGTGCGACGTTTCGCTAAATCCCCTCGCCACAAGGGGTGCATCTGGGCGATTGGCAGTCAGCATCCTCCAGCCATCGGCGCATTGCAATGCTGGCAAGACCAGCCGGTCACTGGCTGTGCCAAAAGCGGTACAAACTGTCACCCCCTCTGTACCGAAACCATCACAGGCGCCGCCCGCCCGTCCGACAAAAAATACGCAAAGCCTTGATTTGCCTGCCCTGCACGGCAGTGGCCCGACCTTTGCTCTACGCTTATAGCAAGCGCACTTGCGCGTTTCTCTAATAAGTACAAAGCCAAGGAGAACAAATCATGCGTTACGCTCACCCCGGTACTGAAGGCGCCAAAGTCTCGTTCAAGAGCAAGTACGGTAACTACATCGGCGGCG
The Pseudomonas fluorescens genome window above contains:
- a CDS encoding LON peptidase substrate-binding domain-containing protein gives rise to the protein MSLPLFPLNTVLFPGCNLDLQIFEARYLDMIGRCMKQAGGFGVVCILDGHEVGVAPEGFALVGCEARITDFQQQDNGLLGIRVQGGRRFQVLRTEVQRDQLILADVEWLDDEPEQPLQDEDADLVALLKALAEHPMVEALNMGTEALGQQSLANQLAYLLPFAEEDKIDLLQLDDPQQRLDAIQALLDELQGELFA
- a CDS encoding LrgB family protein codes for the protein MLFDWQGAWASVIHHPLFGIGITLGAYQLVLAAFEKTRWIFLQPVLVSMLVVIGVLVGCGLTYAEYRKSTEILSILLGPATVALAVPLYLNLKRIRQLFWPIFTTLVIGGVVATGMGVLLGWWFGAEHMILMTMAPKSVTSPIAMLVAEQIGGVAALAAVFVLITGVIGAIFGPALLTRLGVHSPEARGMALGMTAHAVGTSVALQESDECGAFAALAMSLMGVATAVFLPLAVSMVV
- a CDS encoding CidA/LrgA family protein produces the protein MLLRGLTMLVLFQLLGTALNHLLLPVLPGPIIGLLLLLVFLIIRGEVGEPLNLAAGSLLRYLPLLLVPPAVGVMVYASDIAADFWAIVGALVLSLILSMAFAGVLMQRLVKRHAPHSEES
- a CDS encoding MaoC family dehydratase, which encodes MPYVPVAELKDYVGKELGRSEWLTIDQERINLFAEATGDYQFIHVDPVKAAQTPFGSTIAHGFLSLSLIPKLMEDILVLPQGLKMVVNYGLDSVRFIQPVKVNSKVRLKVDLAEVTEKKPGQWLLKATATLEIEGSDKPAYIAEPLSLCFV
- a CDS encoding C13 family peptidase; this encodes MRPLASLAPLALTLMLTACGDGESLLPPDARLPDGGRYRGELVNGLLQGQGRVDYPNGSWYAGQFDKGQWHGQGEWHGSNGEVYRGQFQQGLFDGQGSLTTNASSYTGGFKQGRRDGEGTLKENAMTYRGEFKADQYSGLGRLEMDDGSSYQGQFAHGKPNGEGQRGDSSGNTFSGHFVNGQLEGNGTFNSADGDIYVGGFKNSQLHGKGRYENADGDVWLGQFKEGALTGKGELIGADGSHYIGFFNDWRFSGQGRLNLSDGSFYIGGFDGDSYAGRGTLVLTDGTVLSGTWINGQRVRDADGKLLPDTLELGLLAQGRLLDNALAAVPASTPAVELYTLTLGGDGKQSVFLRESDYVANMLTTRFGAYGQIRLVNHRDHLVDRPMATRENLRRAAQTLAERSGPEDLVFIYLTSHGTAEHELVLDQPRMELADLPADELAAVLAPLKNRDKVIVISSCYSGGFIPALKDERTLIMTASRADRVSFGCSEEANFTYFGDALFAQALNQTDDLEQAFKLAKATVAERELADNFEASEPQIWAPKTVLAHWQLLRKQQARKALQSAALNDGATNSN
- a CDS encoding oxidoreductase, coding for MYLTPQHVLLAGATGLTGEHLLDRLLNEPTITRVLAPSRRPLAEHPHLENPVGDPQAFLPQLSGRVDIAYCCLGTTIKQAGSEAAFRAVDLDMVVAFAKRAREMGARHLIVISALGADPKSSIFYNRVKGEMEQALRAQDWPQLTICRPSLLLGDRTEPRLGEQLAAPFSKLIPGKYRGIEACQLARAMWRLALEEQDGVRIVESDELRKLGK
- a CDS encoding YceK/YidQ family lipoprotein yields the protein MNKLLMIALALQLAGCATARTLDAAKPGAPVVYSGTRLDLYAMNGGCCAMDRFGAEAPSYPGVDLPASALLDTLLLPLSLLTVIGVGFQATGGL
- the ubiX gene encoding flavin prenyltransferase UbiX; amino-acid sequence: MNTFAQSGGPERITLAMTGASGAQYGLRLLDCLVREDREVHFLISKAAQLVMATETDVTLPPKPQMMQAFLTEYTGAAAGQIRVYGKEDWMSPVASGSGAPAAMVVVPCSTGTLSAIATGACNNLIERAADVTLKERRQLILVPREAPYSSIHLEHMLKLSNMGVTILPASPGFYHQPQTIDDLIDFVVARILNLLGIPQDMLPRWGEHHLSSDE
- the mpl gene encoding UDP-N-acetylmuramate:L-alanyl-gamma-D-glutamyl-meso-diaminopimelate ligase; amino-acid sequence: MHIHILGICGTFMGSMAVLAKELGHHVTGSDANVYPPMSTQLEAQGIQLTQGYDPAQLDPAPDLVVIGNAMSRGNPAVEYVLNKGLPYVSGPQWLADHVLQGRWVLAVAGTHGKTTTSSMLAWVLEHAGMSPGFLIGGVPQNFSVSARLGGTPFFVIEADEYDSAFFDKRSKFVHYRPRTAILNNLEFDHADIFPDLPAIERQFHHLVRTIPSEGLVIHPTTEPALQRVIEMGCWTPVQTTGVGGQWQVKLLKDDGSAFEVMFEGVSQGAVEWELTGQHNVANALAALAAARHVGVVPSMGIAGLSAFKNVKRRMEKVAEVRGITIYDDFAHHPTAIATTLDGLRKRIGDAPLIAIIEPRSNSMKLGAHRDGLPDSVVDADQVIWYAPANLGWDLGATAALCSVPSIVSDSLEGIIERVKSQAQPGTHVVIMSNGGFGGLHGKLAEALQ
- a CDS encoding sigma-54-dependent Fis family transcriptional regulator, giving the protein MHDNHLSRHAQQVLTVSQGKPHLHGPGADPSIARSWLRCLEDYHLDPALTMAPTVLEHGRVLESRERLQQVLQIAGNEMSSLHQQLSGAGHAVLLTDARGVILNCVTAPAERKIFERAGLWLGADWSEACEGTNGIGTCLVERQALTIHQDEHFRGRHTGLTCSASPVFDPHGELLAVLDVSSARHDVSRQSQFHTMALVNLSAKMIESCYFLRCFDNQWLLRFHLQAESVGLFSEGLLAFDGEGRISAVNQSALNLLGHIRGGLLGKPVEAFFDCSLDELLGRASANASASWPLRTRDGRHLFALLRGESRKPAPILPAPVVAKPQALAGICLGDAALQADFRKALRVFERDVPLLINGETGSGKEAFAKAVHHASQRANKAFVALNCAAIPESLIESELFGYRGGSFTGARKDGMRGKLQQADGGTLFLDEIGDMPLALQTRLLRVLEDRQVVPIGGEPEAVNVRIISATHRNLLERVEGGSFREDLYYRLNGLEVALPALRERSDKSQLLDFLLAEEAGGETIVIDDPARQALLAFTWPGNVRQLRNVLRTLAALCDEGRIGLEDLPAMIRQGRPTLELKSVESEHPLEDAERLALLDVLEQTRWHMTQTAQQLGVSRNTLYRKLRKHAISR